From a region of the Myroides sp. JBRI-B21084 genome:
- a CDS encoding GEVED domain-containing protein: protein MKKITQQSRFKIRWLNTQSLVLLVLFAFSPFLKGNAQYCTPSYTSGCNSGDNLNSVVVTGHGTSVLSDLNTGCNGGYLDNTTALSAVDLMQSQTYQVDLNTTYGSPTSEKVTIWIDFDGNSTFDASEKLLADFPLSQSPSFATTSITIPVTAPTGVKRMRVRLVYGSSTTNVDPCNNYSYGETHDYSVNILALPPCSGTPVAGTATVNTRMCASQPLNLTAPGATVASGMIYQWEKSPAGANTFTNLSGATTPNFTVTNQTADTDYRFVVTCIASGVTTTSNVVTALQPNATGPFYEGFDSTPTGNTTNPSPPNCWTYLDNMSGYGYTSTTAGRSANGFYVYRPNATGDLKLISPATDNLGNGTKQVRFWARVSSTTYMPTQKIGIYTMNGTTASATKTLVEDNIPLTTSWQEFIVPLPVTTDDYFAFSFDAQNGTAYMYVDDVYYEDLSPCMYPVGLKTTTISGNSVDFTWTAATGAGVTGYEYEVRDNANNVVATGTTTGTSVQATGLQPGTTYKIYIRSVCGTTKGDWSPFYSTFTTLCVALVNNFYEDFNAVAAGSTTNNTVPNCWTYLKTGTSTSLYGYTATVAGQTGGLGFYTYRPAQSGTSYNGDLMLVSPETVDLGNGTKQIRFSSRRYFTGSYAGELKIYTMNGKTASSTKTLIATINVPDATWKEYIVPLPVTTDDYFAFSFEQEGLAKYIFIDDVYYENLSPCAAPGNISATTITSTSATISWNKSLAAGVTGYEWEVRDLTGVVVKSGTVNNVNTVTANVTGLAPGMYYEVYVRSKCGATPGVWTSVPFKFATLCAVLTGNFFEGFEFTPGGGTTNASQPLCWSYIDTNSGYGYTSTSAVKTATQGFYVYRPNTTGDLLLVSPETANLGGGNKRVRFSARVNSTTYINTQKLEVYTLNANTGTPTKTLVATGFALTDSWQEFIAYLPNTTDDYFAFSFDRNGGTTYIYIDDIYYEDIPPIVLDATKTDILCNGANSGTATVAVEGGKPPYTYAWTPSGQTTATATNLTPGAHTVTVTDNRGISKQTSVVITEPTAILPNLNFTSISCNGMVDGMASVNPTGGVAPYTVLWSNGKIGTSINKLTAGTYDVTVRDANNCPVKLTFTIIEPAVLGTSVNQSDVTAYGGNDGSATVTVTGGTAPYTYAWTPAVSTTDTANNLTAGTYTVLVTDANGCSTTQSITIAQPAIPYQILSVTQNNVSCNGANDGNIAVTIAGGTPPYNYAWSNAGGNTPMISNLIPGAYTLTVTDADSSVLTATYTITEPAVLNGTISAQNNVSCNGASNGTATVDPVGGTAPYTFLWSNGMTTANAYNLTAGNYSVQITDAKGCKSTTAVTITEPAMLDAMPTVNNITCFGQNDGSIMLNVMGGSAPYSYSWSNGLTTANVSGLAKGTYNVTVTDANNCTVTKTFTITEPTFVYAPVASNQTFCISQNATLQDVVVTGANIKWYSALTGGMMLPATTALTTGTTYYASQTVGTCESTRTPVTITLNQGAPLATSQLSVCSNTRIQNMNVDGFNYTQLKWYATATSATPLASSLLLTTGTYYVSSLVGTCESARKAIQVTVAAPVPAPAASAQTACANITLDDLVVGKDPQATLNWYSSLNSMTPLPGTTQVSTGTYYVQQIIGNCESVRVAVPVQVVNVSAPAMTTISTCQGTTIADFNGSTNSYVWYVNNSTTTPLADTFVITSGTYYIAQQNSGCISGRTPVTVTVNARPNSPTGQLTQTFNTPNKTVSDIVMNQPNVMWFATYNDAFMQINQLPANTLLQDNTTYYGILKGTNNCGSIPTAVKVIISLSNQELDLTQLKYYPNPVDSELNIAYNEEIRKVEVFTITGQKVITNEFNTSEVKVDLSRLSAGTYLVKVETAKASQFIKVVKR from the coding sequence ATGAAAAAAATTACGCAACAATCAAGGTTTAAAATTCGGTGGTTAAACACCCAGTCCTTGGTTTTATTAGTGCTTTTTGCGTTTTCGCCTTTTTTAAAGGGAAATGCGCAATATTGTACGCCATCTTACACAAGTGGGTGTAATAGTGGTGATAATTTAAATAGCGTTGTTGTTACCGGGCACGGAACATCGGTTTTAAGTGATTTAAATACCGGTTGTAACGGTGGTTATTTAGATAATACTACAGCATTATCGGCTGTAGATTTGATGCAAAGCCAAACCTACCAAGTAGATTTAAATACTACGTATGGTTCGCCAACATCAGAAAAAGTTACTATTTGGATTGATTTTGACGGGAACAGTACATTTGACGCTTCTGAAAAGTTGTTGGCAGATTTTCCTTTGTCTCAAAGTCCATCATTTGCTACAACTAGCATTACCATTCCTGTAACGGCTCCAACGGGTGTTAAAAGAATGCGTGTGCGTTTAGTGTATGGTTCAAGTACTACCAATGTTGATCCGTGTAATAATTACTCTTACGGAGAAACACATGATTACAGTGTAAATATATTAGCATTACCACCATGCTCAGGAACGCCTGTTGCGGGTACTGCTACAGTAAATACACGTATGTGTGCTAGTCAACCATTAAATTTAACTGCACCTGGAGCAACTGTTGCATCGGGTATGATTTATCAATGGGAGAAATCACCAGCAGGTGCTAATACATTCACAAACTTATCAGGTGCTACTACACCTAACTTTACGGTAACTAACCAAACGGCAGATACTGATTATCGTTTTGTAGTAACATGTATAGCAAGTGGTGTTACTACTACATCTAATGTGGTTACTGCTTTGCAACCAAACGCAACAGGTCCTTTTTACGAAGGTTTTGATTCTACCCCAACAGGAAATACAACTAATCCATCGCCGCCAAATTGTTGGACATACTTAGACAATATGTCTGGATATGGCTATACATCAACAACTGCTGGTAGAAGTGCTAACGGTTTTTATGTGTACCGTCCTAATGCAACTGGTGACTTAAAATTAATTTCGCCAGCAACCGATAATTTAGGTAACGGAACCAAACAAGTGCGTTTTTGGGCAAGAGTTTCAAGTACAACTTATATGCCTACCCAAAAAATAGGTATTTATACAATGAATGGTACTACGGCATCGGCAACTAAAACGTTGGTTGAAGATAATATACCATTAACAACATCTTGGCAAGAATTTATTGTGCCTTTACCAGTAACAACTGATGATTATTTTGCTTTTTCTTTTGATGCGCAAAACGGTACAGCTTATATGTATGTTGATGATGTGTATTACGAGGATTTATCACCATGTATGTACCCAGTAGGTTTAAAAACAACAACAATTTCAGGTAATAGCGTAGATTTTACATGGACAGCAGCTACTGGCGCAGGTGTTACAGGTTATGAGTATGAAGTACGTGACAATGCGAATAATGTGGTGGCAACTGGTACAACTACAGGTACATCGGTACAAGCTACAGGTTTGCAACCAGGTACAACGTATAAAATTTATATACGTTCGGTATGTGGTACAACTAAAGGTGATTGGTCTCCTTTTTACAGTACGTTTACAACACTTTGTGTAGCGTTGGTAAACAATTTTTACGAAGATTTTAATGCGGTTGCAGCAGGTTCAACTACAAATAATACGGTTCCAAATTGTTGGACGTATTTAAAAACAGGTACTTCAACTTCTCTATATGGCTATACCGCAACAGTTGCTGGGCAGACGGGTGGTTTAGGGTTTTATACATATCGTCCAGCTCAGTCAGGTACATCATATAATGGTGATTTAATGTTAGTTTCGCCAGAAACCGTTGATTTAGGTAATGGTACCAAGCAAATACGTTTCTCAAGTAGAAGATACTTTACGGGTTCTTATGCTGGTGAATTAAAGATTTACACTATGAACGGTAAAACAGCTAGTTCAACTAAAACTTTAATTGCAACTATTAATGTACCAGATGCAACTTGGAAAGAATACATAGTGCCGTTACCAGTAACTACTGATGATTATTTTGCGTTTTCTTTTGAACAAGAAGGCTTAGCTAAATATATTTTTATTGATGATGTTTATTACGAAAATCTTTCACCATGTGCAGCACCAGGAAATATTAGTGCTACAACTATAACGTCTACATCAGCAACCATTAGCTGGAACAAATCTTTAGCTGCAGGTGTAACAGGGTACGAATGGGAAGTACGTGATTTAACAGGCGTAGTTGTAAAATCAGGAACTGTTAACAATGTAAATACAGTAACAGCAAATGTAACTGGTTTAGCACCAGGTATGTATTACGAAGTGTATGTACGTAGTAAATGTGGCGCAACACCAGGTGTTTGGACATCGGTTCCGTTTAAATTTGCAACACTTTGTGCGGTTTTAACAGGTAACTTCTTTGAAGGATTTGAATTTACACCAGGAGGTGGTACTACAAATGCATCGCAACCATTATGTTGGTCGTATATAGATACCAATTCAGGGTATGGTTATACTAGTACATCTGCTGTAAAAACAGCAACTCAAGGCTTTTATGTATACCGTCCAAACACAACGGGTGATTTACTTTTAGTTTCGCCAGAAACTGCAAATTTAGGTGGTGGCAACAAGCGTGTACGTTTTTCTGCACGTGTAAATAGTACAACTTATATAAATACACAAAAGTTAGAGGTTTATACCTTAAACGCAAATACAGGAACACCTACTAAAACGTTAGTAGCTACAGGTTTTGCTTTAACAGATTCATGGCAAGAATTTATTGCTTATTTACCTAATACAACCGATGATTATTTTGCATTTTCATTTGATCGTAATGGAGGAACAACATATATCTACATTGATGATATTTATTATGAAGATATACCACCAATTGTATTAGATGCAACTAAAACAGATATTTTATGTAATGGTGCGAATTCTGGTACAGCTACTGTAGCAGTTGAAGGTGGAAAACCACCTTATACGTACGCATGGACTCCGTCTGGTCAAACAACTGCAACAGCAACTAATTTAACACCTGGTGCACATACAGTTACAGTTACAGATAATAGAGGTATTTCTAAACAAACTTCGGTAGTAATAACAGAACCAACAGCGATTTTGCCAAACTTAAACTTTACAAGTATTTCATGTAATGGTATGGTAGATGGTATGGCAAGTGTTAACCCTACAGGTGGTGTTGCGCCTTACACTGTATTGTGGTCTAATGGAAAAATTGGAACGTCAATTAATAAATTAACTGCAGGTACGTATGATGTAACTGTAAGAGATGCAAATAACTGTCCGGTTAAATTAACATTCACTATTATTGAACCAGCAGTATTAGGTACTTCAGTTAACCAAAGTGATGTAACTGCTTACGGTGGTAACGATGGTTCAGCTACTGTAACAGTAACAGGTGGTACAGCTCCTTATACATATGCTTGGACACCGGCGGTAAGTACAACTGATACAGCTAATAATTTAACAGCAGGTACTTACACCGTATTAGTAACCGATGCAAATGGATGTTCTACAACTCAATCAATAACAATTGCACAACCAGCAATTCCTTATCAAATATTATCTGTTACACAAAACAATGTTTCATGTAATGGTGCAAACGATGGTAATATTGCTGTAACAATTGCTGGTGGTACACCACCATACAATTATGCTTGGAGTAACGCAGGTGGTAATACCCCAATGATAAGTAACTTAATACCGGGTGCATATACTTTAACAGTAACCGATGCAGATTCAAGTGTGTTAACAGCTACTTATACTATAACAGAACCAGCAGTATTAAATGGTACAATTAGTGCACAAAATAATGTGTCATGTAACGGAGCAAGTAATGGTACAGCTACTGTTGATCCAGTTGGTGGTACTGCACCTTACACATTCCTATGGTCTAATGGTATGACAACTGCAAACGCTTATAATTTAACAGCAGGTAATTATAGTGTTCAAATTACTGATGCTAAAGGATGTAAATCTACTACTGCTGTAACTATAACAGAGCCAGCAATGCTAGATGCAATGCCTACTGTTAATAATATAACATGTTTTGGTCAAAACGATGGATCTATCATGTTAAATGTTATGGGTGGTTCTGCACCATATAGCTACTCTTGGTCTAATGGGTTAACAACCGCAAATGTTTCAGGTTTAGCAAAAGGTACATACAATGTAACAGTTACTGATGCTAATAATTGTACAGTAACAAAAACATTCACTATTACAGAGCCAACGTTTGTTTATGCACCAGTTGCATCTAACCAAACATTCTGTATCAGTCAAAATGCTACATTACAAGATGTAGTTGTTACAGGTGCCAATATTAAATGGTACAGTGCATTAACAGGTGGTATGATGTTGCCAGCTACAACTGCTTTAACAACAGGAACTACTTATTATGCATCGCAAACAGTTGGTACTTGTGAAAGTACACGTACACCAGTAACAATTACCTTAAACCAAGGTGCGCCATTAGCAACATCTCAATTAAGTGTTTGTAGCAATACAAGAATCCAAAACATGAATGTAGATGGATTTAACTATACACAATTGAAATGGTATGCTACAGCAACAAGTGCTACACCATTAGCATCAAGCTTATTGTTAACGACTGGTACTTATTATGTAAGTTCTTTAGTTGGAACTTGTGAATCAGCAAGAAAAGCAATTCAAGTAACAGTTGCGGCACCAGTGCCTGCACCTGCAGCAAGTGCACAAACAGCATGTGCTAATATCACATTAGATGATTTAGTAGTTGGTAAAGATCCACAAGCTACATTAAATTGGTACAGCTCATTAAATTCAATGACACCACTACCAGGTACAACACAAGTTTCAACAGGTACATACTATGTACAACAAATCATTGGTAACTGTGAATCGGTTCGTGTGGCTGTTCCAGTACAAGTAGTAAATGTTTCTGCACCTGCAATGACAACGATTTCAACGTGTCAAGGTACAACTATTGCAGATTTTAACGGATCAACAAACAGTTACGTTTGGTATGTTAATAATTCTACAACAACACCATTAGCAGATACGTTCGTAATTACATCAGGTACATACTATATTGCACAGCAAAATTCTGGATGTATTTCTGGAAGAACTCCTGTAACAGTTACAGTAAATGCACGTCCTAATAGTCCAACAGGGCAATTAACACAAACATTTAATACTCCAAATAAAACTGTTTCTGATATAGTAATGAATCAACCTAATGTAATGTGGTTTGCAACTTATAATGATGCGTTTATGCAAATAAATCAGTTGCCAGCAAATACCTTGTTACAAGATAACACTACTTATTACGGAATCTTAAAAGGAACTAACAATTGTGGTAGTATTCCAACAGCCGTAAAAGTAATCATTAGCTTAAGCAACCAAGAATTAGATTTAACACAACTTAAATATTATCCAAACCCAGTTGATAGCGAATTAAACATTGCTTACAACGAAGAGATAAGAAAAGTAGAAGTGTTTACAATTACCGGTCAAAAAGTAATTACTAATGAATTTAATACAAGCGAAGTAAAAGTTGATCTTTCAAGATTAAGTGCAGGAACGTACTTAGTTAAGGTTGAAACAGCGAAAGCTTCACAATTTATTAAAGTAGTTAAACGCTAA
- a CDS encoding T9SS type A sorting domain-containing protein translates to MKKITHYILFLLALMVPLLSIGQAFPLPMTGFNEDVVANGVGAASTSTTNDVDGVSFAFKSLDWKLNATSAAQSKGFPLDGVIHSISTAGLYFKLQPYTQNNSIRISTTSTSITSNITSAYSASKIYILLTSGSGGSTLGGTITFTDNTTQAFSGIAIPDWYGTTGLSQAYINFGRINVSNNSVEDGTSTSQPRLFQAPIDILVGNQTKVIQSITFTKTAGSGIVNIFGVSAEAVETCTTPYPITINGISATSANFTWSVPAVVPQNGYQYEVRTSGLPGSGATGLVATNTVTGLTASATGLQPITLYHLYIRSLCTSGSGVWKWGGSFTTLCGAVSTNFFEGFETTATGSSSNNNYPTCWSYIDGVSSTNGYGYVSTSAKNNGSNGYYTYRSGTSGTAYEGNLMLVSPETVNLGNGTKQIRFWAKVSSSTYSTTQKFELYTMNGNSATSTRTLLQGNFPLTTTWQEFTIPVPATTDDYFAFSFERVGGTSYVYLDDINYEDLSPCAAPTNVLTSLITQTTAKISWNLSLATGVTGYEYEVRTSGAAGSGATGLALTGTTSATTNFVDLTGLSVGTNYTVYVRSVCGTSNGDWTQLPFNFNTLCGIVDYISEGFESTATGSSTNNTYPLCWSYVDTVASSGYGYVSTTAKNTGNNGFYTYRTSTTGTSYDGDILLISPETNNLGNGGKRLRFWAKVSSSTYATTHKFEVYTMDGTTATSTKTLLMGSIPLSTTWQEFVVNIPVTTNDYFAFSFERSGGTSTVYLDDVVYEDIPAPTLDASSTNNVCPGGMIGTASVTVTDGAAPLTYLWSNGSTTPNISGLASGTYTITVTDAINRSVSATVTITEPDAINSNATVTNITCNGLNNGSITLATTGGTSPYSYSWSNGATTDALTNLPAGTYSVSVTDANLCVKNETFTITEPTVLVATSTSKTDVTWYGGNDGSATVTASGGTSPYTYLWSNGETTATAISLVAGSPTVTVTDANGCTATASFVIEQPIPLMIDSVSQTNVKCNGATDGTATVVAIGGNAPYTYLWAPSGGTAATATGLAAGTYTVEVKDITNNIISQSFTITQPDAIVVSVSGKTDVKCNGGANGTATIAVNGGTAPFTYVWSHGVTTTNPTLSNLVAGTYDVTITDYYGCTSTTPANVVITQPTVLAVSSSSSTDIICYGQNNGTATVTVTGGTEPYSYIWSNGQSGPSVSNLTKGTYVVTIADANNCSVTQSFTIAEPAYVLAPTAANQSFCVGQNATLADIVISGSNIKWYSAVTGGVMLPATTVLTNATTYYATQTVGVCESSIRTAVQITLNQGTPLTTTQLSVCSNTRIQNVTLNGFNYTQLKWYSSATSTTQLASSLLLGTGTYYVSTVTGACESARQAIQVTVAAVVPAPVAAAQTVCSLATLNDLVVQKDPSASLNWYSSSTSMVPLNPTMQVVTGTYYVQQVLGNCESVKVPVSVQVVNAAQPTMTSLTVCEGKTIADLNTANDTYVWYVDNTTATPLPNTFVITSGSYYIARESMGCISARTNVAVNVGAVPSSPTGQATQYFPFPAKVSDLLMNQPGVKWYSTINDAVAMVNELLGSTFLMDGVTYYGILVSPNNCGSAPTAVKVMINLSNAELDLAQLKYYPNPVDSELNITYTEEIKRVEVFTLTGQRVMSNEYNSNEVKTDLSRLSAGTYLVKVETAKASQFIKVVKR, encoded by the coding sequence ATGAAAAAAATTACGCATTACATTCTTTTTTTGTTAGCTCTAATGGTACCTTTACTCTCCATTGGGCAAGCATTTCCTTTACCTATGACTGGGTTTAATGAAGATGTTGTTGCAAATGGTGTTGGTGCCGCTTCAACTTCAACGACAAATGATGTAGATGGTGTTTCTTTTGCTTTTAAAAGCTTAGATTGGAAATTAAATGCTACATCGGCCGCACAATCAAAAGGTTTTCCTTTAGATGGCGTTATTCATTCCATTTCTACAGCAGGTCTGTATTTTAAGCTACAACCTTATACACAAAATAATTCAATACGAATTAGTACAACATCAACATCAATTACATCAAACATTACTTCAGCTTATAGTGCTTCAAAAATTTATATATTATTAACAAGTGGTAGTGGAGGTTCAACATTAGGAGGAACAATCACTTTTACAGATAATACTACTCAAGCTTTTAGTGGGATTGCAATTCCAGATTGGTATGGAACTACAGGTTTATCTCAGGCTTATATAAATTTCGGAAGAATAAATGTTAGCAATAATAGTGTTGAAGATGGTACGTCAACAAGTCAACCACGATTGTTTCAAGCTCCAATTGATATTTTAGTTGGAAATCAAACTAAAGTAATACAATCTATAACCTTTACAAAAACTGCTGGCTCTGGGATTGTAAATATTTTTGGAGTTTCAGCAGAAGCTGTGGAGACATGTACTACACCTTATCCAATTACTATTAATGGTATATCAGCAACGTCGGCAAATTTTACTTGGAGTGTTCCTGCGGTAGTTCCTCAAAATGGTTATCAATATGAAGTTAGAACTTCAGGTTTGCCTGGTAGTGGAGCAACAGGTTTGGTAGCTACAAATACAGTAACGGGTTTAACAGCTTCAGCTACTGGTTTGCAGCCTATAACACTTTATCATTTATATATTAGATCCCTTTGTACTTCAGGCAGTGGTGTTTGGAAATGGGGAGGTTCATTTACTACGCTATGTGGAGCCGTATCAACTAATTTTTTCGAAGGTTTTGAAACAACTGCAACAGGTAGTTCATCTAATAATAATTACCCTACATGCTGGTCGTATATAGATGGGGTTTCTAGTACTAATGGATATGGATATGTAAGTACAAGTGCAAAAAATAACGGGAGTAACGGTTATTATACTTATCGCTCGGGTACTTCAGGTACTGCTTATGAGGGTAATTTAATGTTAGTATCGCCCGAAACAGTAAATTTAGGGAACGGTACCAAACAGATACGTTTTTGGGCAAAAGTTTCTTCTTCAACTTACAGCACTACACAAAAATTTGAATTATATACCATGAATGGAAATTCAGCAACATCAACTAGAACTTTGTTGCAAGGGAATTTTCCATTAACAACCACTTGGCAAGAATTTACTATACCTGTTCCAGCAACTACAGATGATTACTTTGCTTTTTCTTTTGAAAGAGTTGGTGGTACAAGCTATGTGTATTTAGATGATATTAACTATGAAGATTTATCACCATGTGCTGCGCCAACAAATGTTTTAACAAGTTTAATTACACAAACCACGGCAAAAATTTCGTGGAATTTATCTTTAGCAACTGGTGTTACAGGTTACGAATACGAAGTACGTACTAGTGGAGCTGCTGGTTCTGGTGCAACAGGTTTGGCATTAACAGGCACAACAAGTGCAACAACAAACTTTGTTGATTTAACAGGTTTAAGTGTTGGTACGAACTATACCGTTTATGTACGTAGTGTTTGTGGAACATCAAATGGAGATTGGACACAATTACCGTTTAATTTTAACACCTTATGTGGCATAGTAGATTATATTTCAGAAGGTTTTGAAAGTACCGCTACTGGAAGTTCAACAAATAATACGTATCCATTGTGTTGGTCTTACGTTGATACTGTTGCTTCTTCAGGATATGGATACGTAAGTACAACTGCCAAGAATACAGGTAATAATGGGTTTTATACATATCGTACAAGCACCACAGGAACTAGTTACGATGGAGATATATTATTAATATCGCCAGAAACAAATAATTTAGGGAATGGTGGTAAGCGTTTGCGTTTTTGGGCAAAAGTTTCGTCATCAACGTATGCTACTACTCATAAATTTGAGGTATATACAATGGATGGAACAACAGCTACATCTACCAAAACATTGTTAATGGGTAGTATTCCGCTTTCAACAACATGGCAAGAATTTGTTGTTAATATTCCGGTTACTACTAATGATTATTTTGCATTTTCTTTTGAAAGAAGCGGTGGAACTAGTACTGTTTATTTAGACGATGTTGTTTATGAAGATATACCAGCACCTACTTTAGATGCTTCTTCAACAAATAATGTTTGTCCAGGTGGCATGATAGGAACAGCAAGTGTAACTGTAACCGATGGTGCTGCACCACTTACATATTTGTGGAGTAACGGTAGTACAACGCCAAATATCTCTGGATTAGCTTCGGGTACCTATACAATTACAGTTACCGATGCGATAAATCGTTCTGTTTCTGCAACAGTAACCATTACAGAGCCAGATGCAATAAATTCTAATGCAACTGTAACTAATATTACATGTAATGGATTGAATAACGGAAGTATTACTTTAGCAACTACAGGTGGAACATCGCCGTATTCATATTCTTGGAGTAATGGTGCAACTACCGATGCTTTAACTAATTTGCCAGCAGGTACTTATTCTGTTTCTGTAACCGATGCAAATTTATGTGTTAAAAATGAAACATTCACCATAACTGAACCAACTGTTTTAGTAGCAACAAGTACATCAAAAACCGATGTAACTTGGTATGGTGGAAATGATGGATCTGCAACTGTAACAGCTAGTGGCGGTACATCACCTTATACGTACTTATGGTCAAATGGTGAAACAACTGCAACGGCAATTAGTTTAGTAGCAGGTTCACCTACCGTAACAGTAACCGATGCAAACGGTTGTACAGCAACAGCAAGTTTTGTGATAGAACAGCCGATACCTTTAATGATTGATTCTGTATCACAAACAAATGTAAAATGTAATGGAGCTACCGATGGAACAGCAACAGTTGTAGCAATAGGGGGTAATGCACCTTATACCTATCTTTGGGCACCAAGTGGTGGTACTGCAGCAACAGCAACAGGTTTAGCAGCAGGTACATACACAGTTGAAGTAAAAGATATAACAAATAACATTATATCACAAAGTTTTACCATAACACAGCCAGATGCAATAGTAGTTAGTGTTTCAGGAAAAACCGATGTAAAATGTAACGGTGGAGCAAACGGAACAGCAACTATAGCAGTAAACGGTGGTACGGCTCCATTTACCTACGTATGGTCACATGGTGTAACAACAACCAACCCAACCTTAAGCAATTTAGTAGCTGGAACATATGATGTTACCATTACCGATTATTATGGATGTACATCAACAACACCAGCAAATGTTGTCATAACACAACCAACAGTGTTAGCAGTTTCATCGTCATCGTCAACAGACATTATATGTTATGGACAAAACAACGGAACGGCAACAGTAACAGTAACAGGCGGAACTGAACCATATAGCTATATTTGGAGTAACGGCCAAAGTGGACCATCAGTTAGTAACTTAACCAAAGGCACATATGTTGTAACTATAGCCGATGCAAACAACTGTAGCGTAACACAAAGTTTTACCATAGCAGAGCCTGCATATGTATTAGCACCAACAGCAGCAAATCAAAGTTTCTGTGTAGGACAAAATGCAACATTAGCCGATATAGTAATATCAGGCAGTAACATAAAATGGTACAGTGCAGTAACAGGTGGCGTAATGTTACCAGCAACAACTGTATTAACTAACGCAACAACATACTACGCAACACAAACCGTAGGTGTATGTGAAAGTTCAATAAGAACAGCAGTTCAAATTACGTTAAACCAAGGAACGCCATTAACAACCACACAATTAAGTGTTTGTAGCAATACACGTATCCAAAACGTAACATTAAACGGATTTAACTATACACAGTTAAAATGGTACAGCAGCGCAACAAGTACTACACAGTTAGCATCAAGCTTATTGTTAGGAACAGGAACGTACTATGTAAGTACAGTAACAGGTGCATGTGAATCTGCACGTCAAGCAATACAAGTAACAGTAGCTGCAGTAGTGCCAGCGCCTGTAGCAGCTGCACAAACAGTTTGTTCGTTAGCAACCTTGAATGATTTAGTGGTACAAAAAGATCCATCGGCAAGCTTAAATTGGTATAGCTCGTCAACCTCAATGGTTCCATTAAATCCAACAATGCAAGTAGTAACAGGAACTTATTATGTACAACAAGTGCTAGGAAATTGTGAATCGGTAAAAGTACCGGTATCGGTACAAGTGGTAAATGCAGCACAACCAACCATGACATCGTTAACGGTATGTGAAGGTAAAACCATTGCCGATTTAAACACAGCCAACGATACGTATGTTTGGTATGTAGATAATACAACTGCAACACCACTACCAAATACATTTGTAATAACATCGGGTAGTTACTATATAGCACGCGAAAGTATGGGATGTATATCAGCACGCACAAACGTAGCAGTAAATGTAGGCGCAGTGCCATCAAGTCCAACAGGACAAGCAACACAGTATTTCCCATTCCCAGCAAAAGTTTCAGATTTATTAATGAATCAACCAGGAGTAAAATGGTATTCAACAATAAATGATGCCGTTGCAATGGTAAACGAATTGCTAGGAAGTACATTTTTAATGGACGGAGTAACCTACTACGGAATATTAGTAAGCCCGAATAATTGTGGAAGCGCGCCAACAGCGGTAAAAGTAATGATTAACTTAAGCAATGCAGAACTAGATTTAGCACAGTTAAAATACTATCCAAACCCAGTTGACAGCGAATTGAACATTACATATACCGAAGAAATTAAGCGCGTAGAAGTGTTTACATTAACAGGTCAGCGTGTAATGAGCAACGAATACAATTCAAACGAAGTTAAAACAGATTTATCACGATTAAGTGCAGGAACGTACTTAGTTAAGGTAGAAACAGCGAAAGCTTCACAGTTTATCAAAGTTGTAAAACGATAA